A stretch of the Xylocopa sonorina isolate GNS202 chromosome 12, iyXylSono1_principal, whole genome shotgun sequence genome encodes the following:
- the Pngl gene encoding N-glycanase Pngl, whose product MDKNLQRSLELLRENEEQVRNDAEGALLTVCQNILSHPNDEQYREVRLKDPLVIDKLVPASGAIECLFDVGFIEGTDCLSLPSAAPLAKLQTLQKELSKSNSPRGPITNLELYNLLPPLVTNKEKQFFSSILFNYQNVQHYENASLQEKARKVIPIADLEIATMTRLRQLHKHVKLNPSFTEEDIDDAKDLYLMELLHWFKGKFFTWVDNPKCTGCFSECKYQEVVRSENPKCSRIEIYKCTKCATRVKFPRYSDPEPLLILRRGRCGEWANVFTLFCRTLGYDARYVRDETDHIWTEVWSIHKKRWIHLDPCEDVMDRPLMYEKGWKKKLSYIIAFSKDEVQDVTWRYTRDLQGVMQRRNICSETKLLKFIESLNRHRQYSPNYSASRRRYVTKRRLLELVELIHVPNKQGSEDDENYQGRCTGSYEWRLARGEIAETNANYIWDIAKHGNTFHFQYSIVKDVYKVTNDDGKVLMDITGWQNGVNQVQGGVFRKVEYDWQVAYLSRSPGATSGKVKWCFAVTNPNLHVKTFHLRAIVYIFQKANVSWELEAFYDSANQNKPLVLSIDDCSNYRTDQLKGSTKLILTATVSGGQDDCAWQHAQLFRQSLEIENDRPFLIDIQLENR is encoded by the exons ATGGACAAGAATTTGCAAAGGTCTTTGGAACTGCTGAGAGAAAACGAGGAACAGGTGCGAAACGACGCGGAGGGCGCATTGTTAACCGTTTGCCAGAACATCCTGTCGCACCCAAATGACGAGCAATATCGGGAGGTGAGGCTGAAGGACCCTCTGGTCATCGACAAACTGGTCCCAGCCAGCGGAGCCATCGAGTGCCTGTTCGACGTTGGCTTCATCGAG GGCACTGACTGTCTCTCCCTACCGTCGGCAGCGCCACTTGCGAAATTGCAGACCCTACAGAAGGAGCTTAGCAAGAGCAACTCCCCAAGAGGACCTATTACGAATCTGGAGTTGTACAATCTGCTGCCACCATTGGTGACCAACAAGGAGAAACAGTTTTTCAGTTCCATCCTGTTCAACTATCAGAATGTTCAGCATTACGAGAATGCCAGCCTTCAAGAGAAGGCCAGAAAAGTGATACCGATCGCAGACCTTGAAATTGCCACTATGACAAGACTCAGGCAGCTGCATAA GCACGTTAAGTTGAATCCGAGCTTCACCGAAGAAGACATAGACGATGCCAAAGACTTGTACCTAATGGAACTGTTGCATTGGTTCAAGGGTAAATTCTTCACCTGGGTAGATAACCCAAAGTGCACCGGCTGTTTctcagaatgtaaataccaggaAGTAGTACGTTCTGAGAATCCCAAATGTTCACGAATAGAGATATACAA GTGCACTAAATGCGCGACGCGCGTAAAGTTCCCCCGTTATTCCGATCCGGAACCGTTGTTGATCCTAAGACGCGGACGATGCGGCGAATGGGCCAACGTGTTCACGCTTTTCTGTCGAACCCTAGGATACGACGCGAGATATGTGCGTGACGAAACCGATCACATATGGACAGAG GTATGGTCCATACACAAGAAACGATGGATTCACCTAGACCCGTGCGAGGACGTCATGGACCGGCCGCTGATGTACGAGAAAGGATGGAAAAAGAAACTGTCCTATATCATAGCTTTCTCGAAGGACGAAGTGCAAGATGTCACTTGGCGGTACACGCGCGATCTACAGGGCGTGATGCAGAGAAGAAACATTTGCTCGGAGACGAAACTATTGAAATTCATTGAGTCGTTGAATAGACACCGTCAGTATTCTCCAAACTATAGCGCATCTCGCAGACGATACGTGACGAAGCGAAGACTTTTAGAGCTGGTCGAGTTGATACACGTGCCCAACAAACAGGGCTCTGAGGATGACGAGAATTACCAGGGACGGTGCACTGGTTCTTACGAATGGAGATTAGCAAGAGGAGAAATTGCTGAG ACGAATGCGAACTACATTTGGGATATCGCCAAGCACGGGAACACCTTTCATTTTCAATACTCCATCGTTAAAGACGTGTACAAGGTAACAAACGACGATGGTAAAGTATTGATGGATATAACCGGTTGGCAAAACGGAGTGAACCAAGTGCAAGGTGGGGTATTTCGTAAAGTAGAGTACGACTGGCAGGTGGCCTACTTAAGTCGTTCACCAGGGGCCACTTCCGGTAAAGTAAAATGGTGTTTCGCGGTGACGAACCCGAATTTACACGTGAAAACGTTCCATTTGCGAGCTATCGTTTATATATTTCAAAAGGCCAACGTGTCGTGGGAGTTAGAAGCGTTTTACGATAGTGCAAATCAAAATAAACCCCTGGTTttatctattgacgattgttccaATTATCGTACGGACCAATTGAAAGGGTCCACGAAGTTGATTCTTACCGCGACCGTTTCCGGCGGCCAAGACGATTGCGCGTGGCAGCACGCGCAGCTCTTCCGGCAAAGCTTAGAGATCGAGAACGATCGACCTTTTTTGATAGACATCCAATTGGAGAATCGGTAA